Proteins found in one Bacteroidota bacterium genomic segment:
- a CDS encoding ABC transporter permease, translating to MIQYYLKLAIRNILRQKIYSIINILGLAIGLFVFLIIALYVKNEYSYDRFNPNYKRIYRMELGDWCVIPPGIAKNVDGKIPEIDKICRFRNLDSGSLKFTSENNVEKAITADIIGAVDSTFFDIFKLTLISGDPQKALTEPNSIVITEKIAKALFGNEDPLNKVINYANRANMKITGVIEDPKNFHIQCDAYLSMTTLYAAMGQKSMETLGYRNYLTYFLFYDDYNAETVRDKIFTFLKEFDDQKTLIKENWTPSNIILRPLKNIYFFKDAKYEFAVKHGNKPIVNAFIIIAIFILVIAMINFINLTTARALNRAREVGVKKVLGSSKQKLILQFLTESIFISFIAIILAITMLQVLLPEFNNLTLTNLNLHDTIFTTPGIILILLTSIVVGLLAGLYPAIYMSLFKPLIVLRGILNVGGKIGYFRKVLIILQFIIASILISGTLSIYKQISYLKNKDLGFDKENIVNLQLSGPTRLSTETFKKELLQNPNISKVSFSEGIPGNTNTTMSIKWKDEPLGMRISSADPDFFETLNIKIKEGRGFSWDLTTDRRNTCLINETAAKMIGWDDPVGKTVQLPSSNYLLPQHFTVIGLFEDYHLESLHVPVVPLVIFWADSTYRKASIKISSANIPETIDYIEKIWNNNNPGFPFEYTFLNQQFDQMYKSEERMQKIAIYFSILAILIACLGLLGLSAFMTQLRFKEIGIRKVLGSSIKQIVTKLSHEFAFLVIIANIIAIPLGWLILNTWLKDYPYRISIQWWVFPVALITTMIIALLTVSFHSLKAALSNPVDAIRHE from the coding sequence ATGATACAATATTATTTAAAATTGGCCATTAGAAATATCCTTAGACAAAAGATATATTCTATCATAAACATTTTAGGACTTGCCATTGGGCTATTTGTTTTTTTAATTATTGCACTTTATGTAAAAAACGAATACAGTTACGACAGATTTAATCCAAATTATAAACGTATTTACAGGATGGAATTGGGTGATTGGTGTGTGATTCCGCCTGGAATAGCAAAGAATGTGGATGGTAAAATTCCAGAAATTGATAAAATTTGTCGATTTCGAAATCTGGACAGTGGCTCATTAAAATTTACCTCCGAAAATAATGTAGAGAAAGCAATTACTGCAGACATAATCGGGGCTGTAGATTCAACATTTTTCGACATTTTTAAATTAACATTGATTTCAGGTGACCCCCAAAAAGCACTAACAGAACCGAATTCTATTGTAATTACTGAGAAAATTGCTAAAGCACTATTCGGAAATGAAGATCCATTAAATAAAGTAATTAATTATGCTAACCGGGCAAATATGAAAATTACTGGTGTAATTGAAGACCCAAAAAATTTTCATATTCAGTGCGATGCATATTTATCTATGACAACTTTGTACGCTGCTATGGGTCAAAAAAGTATGGAAACACTTGGTTATCGCAATTATCTCACCTACTTTCTTTTTTATGATGATTACAATGCTGAAACAGTACGTGATAAAATCTTTACATTCTTAAAAGAATTTGACGACCAAAAAACCTTAATAAAAGAAAATTGGACCCCATCAAATATTATTTTAAGGCCTTTAAAAAATATTTACTTTTTTAAGGATGCTAAGTATGAATTTGCCGTAAAACATGGCAACAAACCAATAGTTAATGCATTTATTATCATTGCAATCTTTATACTGGTTATAGCCATGATAAACTTCATCAATTTAACAACGGCAAGAGCATTAAATCGAGCCCGCGAAGTTGGAGTCAAAAAAGTACTTGGTTCTTCAAAACAAAAACTGATTTTACAATTTCTTACAGAATCAATATTTATAAGTTTTATTGCTATAATTCTTGCCATCACCATGCTTCAAGTTCTTTTACCCGAATTCAACAATTTAACTTTGACAAATCTTAATTTGCATGATACTATTTTCACTACTCCTGGTATAATTCTAATTTTATTGACTTCGATTGTAGTTGGGTTACTTGCAGGATTATATCCTGCAATATATATGTCTTTATTTAAACCATTAATTGTATTGAGGGGCATTTTAAATGTTGGGGGGAAAATAGGTTATTTTCGTAAAGTGTTGATTATACTACAGTTTATTATTGCATCCATTTTGATTTCCGGTACTTTATCAATATACAAACAGATTTCTTATCTCAAAAACAAGGATTTAGGATTTGACAAAGAAAATATTGTCAATTTGCAATTAAGTGGCCCAACACGTTTATCAACTGAAACTTTTAAAAAAGAACTACTCCAAAATCCGAATATTTCGAAGGTGTCATTTTCAGAAGGAATTCCTGGTAATACAAATACGACCATGAGTATTAAATGGAAAGATGAACCGTTAGGCATGAGAATATCCTCTGCAGATCCGGATTTTTTCGAAACATTAAATATTAAAATTAAAGAAGGAAGGGGATTTTCCTGGGATTTAACTACCGACAGGAGAAACACCTGCTTAATAAATGAAACTGCTGCTAAAATGATCGGATGGGACGATCCTGTGGGAAAAACTGTGCAGTTGCCAAGCTCAAACTATTTGTTGCCTCAGCACTTTACAGTAATTGGATTATTTGAAGATTATCACCTGGAATCTTTACATGTACCTGTTGTACCTTTGGTAATTTTTTGGGCAGACAGTACTTACCGGAAGGCGAGCATCAAAATTTCTTCTGCCAATATTCCCGAAACAATTGACTATATCGAAAAAATTTGGAATAATAACAATCCTGGATTCCCATTTGAATATACTTTTCTTAACCAACAGTTTGACCAAATGTACAAATCGGAAGAACGTATGCAAAAAATTGCTATCTATTTTTCAATTCTGGCAATTCTTATTGCTTGTCTTGGATTGTTAGGGTTATCAGCTTTTATGACTCAATTAAGATTTAAAGAAATCGGTATCCGAAAAGTTTTGGGTTCATCAATTAAACAAATTGTCACCAAATTGTCCCATGAATTTGCTTTTCTTGTTATTATCGCTAATATTATTGCAATTCCATTGGGATGGTTGATCTTAAATACATGGCTTAAGGATTACCCATACCGTATATCCATTCAATGGTGGGTTTTCCCGGTTGCATTAATTACTACTATGATCATAGCATTGCTAACGGTGAGTTTCCATTCATTGAAAGCAGCCTTAAGCAATCCGGTAGATGCTATCAGGCATGAATAA
- a CDS encoding GIY-YIG nuclease family protein: MGYFVYIIHSSKYDLYYKGYSTNPYHRLFEHNSGLSRYTKAKRPWVLVYLEELPDKKTALIREKQIKKYNHTYIKILIGQPQNLLR, encoded by the coding sequence ATGGGCTATTTTGTTTACATCATCCATTCTTCAAAATATGACCTGTACTATAAAGGTTACTCTACAAATCCTTATCACAGGTTATTTGAACACAACTCGGGCTTGAGCAGGTACACCAAAGCTAAAAGGCCATGGGTATTGGTATATTTGGAAGAGCTACCTGATAAAAAAACTGCCTTGATCCGTGAAAAGCAAATCAAAAAATACAATCACACCTATATCAAAATCCTGATCGGGCAACCTCAAAACTTATTGAGATAA
- a CDS encoding DUF4411 family protein has protein sequence MDLFNSNKRVYIIDTNALIHLDFTFKKEISVFTAIWEEIEELILLGCFKTIDFVEQEINDYEGKEEFLKKWIKTWKKYLVVKTDATSINATIPIINQEYNTGFLKASKQAEGKEEADPYLIGYCKIHNCVLISNESKTKPNKMPSIARKNGVECLDINDFLVERGLRIERKK, from the coding sequence ATGGACTTGTTTAATTCCAATAAGAGAGTCTATATAATTGACACAAATGCTTTAATTCATTTAGACTTTACATTTAAAAAAGAGATTTCAGTCTTCACTGCAATTTGGGAAGAAATTGAAGAATTAATTTTATTAGGATGTTTTAAAACAATAGATTTTGTTGAGCAAGAAATCAATGACTACGAAGGCAAGGAAGAATTTCTTAAAAAATGGATTAAAACTTGGAAAAAGTATTTGGTTGTCAAAACAGATGCAACAAGCATTAATGCAACAATTCCAATAATTAATCAGGAATACAATACAGGTTTTTTAAAAGCTAGTAAACAAGCAGAAGGCAAAGAAGAAGCTGACCCATATTTGATTGGTTATTGTAAAATTCATAATTGTGTGTTGATTTCAAATGAAAGTAAAACAAAGCCAAATAAAATGCCGTCAATTGCCAGAAAAAATGGTGTAGAATGTTTAGATATCAATGACTTTTTAGTTGAAAGAGGTCTTAGAATTGAAAGAAAAAAATAA
- the rpsT gene encoding 30S ribosomal protein S20, protein MANHKSSIKRIRTNDLKRLRNRYYAKTMRNAVRQFRAITEKSEASEKLPKLVSMIDKLVKKSIIHKNKAGNLKSKLTKLTNSL, encoded by the coding sequence ATGGCTAATCATAAATCATCAATCAAAAGGATCAGAACTAACGACCTAAAAAGATTACGTAATCGTTATTATGCTAAAACCATGAGAAATGCAGTACGTCAATTTAGGGCAATTACCGAAAAAAGCGAAGCAAGCGAAAAGCTTCCTAAGTTAGTATCAATGATTGATAAGCTTGTTAAGAAATCTATTATTCACAAGAACAAAGCCGGTAATTTAAAATCAAAATTAACCAAGCTTACAAATTCTTTGTAA
- a CDS encoding XRE family transcriptional regulator, whose protein sequence is MKDSDTININPEVLVWARQSLVLSKNQASERTKINPKRLNHLESGEKLPTLDELRSFSKAYKRTIATLLLQNTPKEKPLPKDRRTINSSEIGSFHEKTIMAVRKARALALSYLELRQEMNVNFPKFDLKASMTDSPQVVADSIRKILKLDELRGISNINFALEGYIEKVESLGIAIFQLSLTQDDLRGFSITDDIIPIIGIKRGSEQAHSKTFTLFHELGHVLLNEGGLCDMSSHSDIQIEKWCNSFSAGVLVPSTEFLQMHSILEHQRQNQKIWDKKELIKLALYFHVGPLTILRSLLEHNLTTKSFYSEKHKAWNKPTFGRSKEPKGREMHKESFKERGRTYISLAFSAYDQNRIDMKDLSDFLGLRFSYIPKTRALLKA, encoded by the coding sequence ATGAAAGACTCAGATACCATCAATATAAATCCGGAAGTTCTTGTTTGGGCAAGACAATCGTTGGTACTTTCAAAAAATCAAGCTAGCGAGAGGACAAAAATCAACCCCAAAAGGTTGAATCACTTGGAGTCCGGTGAAAAGCTTCCAACTCTTGATGAGCTACGTTCATTTTCGAAGGCGTACAAAAGAACAATTGCAACCTTATTACTTCAAAACACGCCAAAAGAAAAACCTTTGCCAAAAGACAGGCGTACTATTAATTCTTCCGAAATTGGTAGTTTTCATGAGAAAACTATAATGGCAGTTAGAAAGGCACGAGCTTTAGCACTGTCATATTTAGAATTAAGACAGGAAATGAATGTTAATTTCCCAAAGTTTGACCTTAAAGCTTCAATGACAGATAGTCCGCAAGTAGTTGCAGATAGTATAAGGAAAATATTAAAGTTAGATGAATTAAGAGGAATTTCGAATATAAATTTTGCTCTTGAAGGGTATATTGAAAAAGTCGAATCATTAGGAATTGCTATATTTCAATTGAGTTTAACACAAGATGATCTTAGAGGTTTTTCGATTACTGATGACATTATTCCAATCATTGGAATTAAAAGGGGAAGCGAACAAGCACATTCGAAAACCTTCACACTATTCCATGAGCTGGGTCATGTACTTTTAAATGAAGGTGGTTTATGTGATATGTCCTCACATTCCGACATTCAAATTGAAAAATGGTGCAATTCATTTTCAGCTGGGGTTTTGGTTCCTTCTACAGAATTTCTCCAAATGCATTCTATACTTGAGCACCAGAGACAAAATCAAAAAATCTGGGATAAAAAAGAACTAATAAAGCTCGCCTTATACTTTCATGTAGGTCCATTAACAATTCTTCGAAGTTTATTGGAACATAACTTGACAACTAAATCATTCTACTCTGAAAAACATAAAGCATGGAATAAACCGACTTTTGGCAGATCAAAAGAGCCTAAAGGAAGAGAAATGCACAAGGAATCCTTTAAAGAACGTGGGCGCACTTACATTTCTCTTGCTTTTAGCGCATACGACCAAAACAGGATAGATATGAAAGACTTATCTGATTTTCTCGGACTAAGATTTTCATATATACCAAAAACTAGAGCACTTTTAAAAGCATAG
- a CDS encoding sigma-54 dependent transcriptional regulator has product MAAKISGKILFVDDDVDVLHTARLILKLHFSEVITLTEPDKIPDLLLEHHFDVIILDMNFSFGQTSGNEGLFWLRKILSVDPGAHVLMNTAYGDIQLAVEAMKEGAIDFLVKPWEQERLLATVQSVFELSRAKKENKNLTQIKKALSFDLDQPFGELISKAKSMLPVFEAINKVAKTDADVLILGENGTGKELVARSIHRKSKRASEMFINVDLGAIPENLFESELFGHNKGAFTDASEDRMGRFQMAHRGTLFLDEIGNLNLNLQSKLLSVIQNRAVYKVGSSQAQNIDIRLICATNKPIYQMLAREEFRQDLLYRINTVEINLPPLRQRTEDIPLLVNHFLHLFNKKYDKVGQKFTEKAIRKLQLYYWPGNIRELQHLVERAVIMNNDIFIDENAILLNVPNEQQDKVVNFHIENVEKEAIQKALKAVNWNMTEASKILGYGRSTLYRKMKKYEL; this is encoded by the coding sequence ATGGCCGCCAAAATTTCAGGTAAAATTTTGTTTGTAGATGATGATGTGGATGTTTTGCATACCGCCCGCTTGATATTAAAGCTTCATTTTTCTGAAGTAATTACCCTTACTGAGCCTGATAAAATCCCTGATCTTTTACTCGAGCATCATTTTGATGTCATCATATTGGATATGAATTTCTCGTTTGGTCAGACGAGCGGAAATGAAGGATTATTTTGGTTAAGGAAAATCCTTTCCGTTGATCCAGGAGCACATGTATTAATGAATACGGCTTATGGTGATATTCAGTTAGCAGTTGAAGCCATGAAAGAAGGGGCCATTGACTTTTTAGTTAAGCCCTGGGAGCAGGAAAGATTACTTGCTACCGTGCAATCTGTTTTCGAACTGAGCCGGGCTAAAAAGGAAAATAAAAACCTTACCCAGATCAAAAAAGCCTTGTCTTTTGATTTAGACCAACCCTTTGGCGAACTTATCAGTAAAGCTAAAAGCATGCTGCCTGTTTTCGAAGCCATTAATAAAGTAGCCAAAACAGACGCTGATGTGTTAATTCTTGGAGAGAATGGCACAGGAAAAGAGTTGGTTGCCCGAAGTATTCATCGAAAATCAAAACGTGCTTCGGAAATGTTCATAAATGTTGATTTAGGTGCTATTCCGGAAAACCTTTTTGAATCGGAATTATTCGGACATAACAAGGGAGCTTTTACCGATGCAAGCGAAGATCGAATGGGTCGATTTCAAATGGCACATCGAGGTACTCTTTTTCTGGACGAAATAGGAAACCTGAACTTGAATCTACAATCGAAACTGCTTTCGGTTATTCAAAATAGAGCGGTTTATAAAGTGGGTTCAAGTCAAGCTCAAAATATTGACATACGATTAATTTGTGCAACCAATAAACCCATTTATCAAATGCTTGCCAGAGAAGAATTCCGACAGGATTTACTCTATCGTATCAATACTGTTGAAATAAATTTGCCACCTTTGAGACAGCGGACTGAAGATATTCCACTTTTGGTAAATCACTTTCTCCATCTCTTTAACAAAAAATATGATAAAGTTGGACAAAAATTTACCGAAAAAGCGATTCGTAAATTGCAGTTGTACTATTGGCCGGGAAATATCCGTGAACTGCAACATTTGGTTGAACGGGCTGTAATTATGAATAATGACATTTTCATTGATGAAAATGCAATTCTGTTAAATGTCCCAAATGAACAACAAGATAAGGTAGTTAATTTTCACATTGAAAATGTGGAGAAAGAAGCAATACAAAAAGCCTTAAAAGCAGTGAACTGGAATATGACAGAAGCATCTAAAATACTGGGCTATGGACGAAGCACTTTATACCGGAAAATGAAAAAATATGAACTTTAA
- a CDS encoding ankyrin repeat domain-containing protein: protein MLSRSLKPILITISILLSSLVFSQEIFTAIMQGNLDKTKQLIEADPANATIKNPRGFSPIHFAANFKQLEIAKLLVENGADPFIVGPNKRQAIHWAAANGSAEILRWLSSLGADLNLKDETNKTPLYMAATRGHTESVNFLLTQNVEIQTEGDGAFELLYFSTMFGFEGIFEKFLNSGFDLKQLTKDGSGLMLAAALKGNIDFISKLSDRGLDLNLLNDFGECALHISIIHKNYEAMKKLIELGADIHLKNFAGQNALSFAQKLESTSFTDHLKLKGAIQHDDLILKDKYPGFDTPGLTPKLFAPGLISTSDFEERDVMFSPDFKEFYFTRYSRITQMPMTVQLMNFENGQWSKPVAAAFSGKFNAAECFISHDNKNLYFISQRSQDGTDIPSPWEIWIADRINGDWDNFRLFDTTQLKGCFYPSLTKNGELLYTGVGNDLYLSKIENGKVVDPIKLGPEINTADGEYNAMISPNGDYIIFTSHGFEDHFGGGDLYISFRKDDNSWTPSINMGPEINTAATEYCPNVSPDEKYFFFTSNKKGTEDIYWVDAEIINQLKKEAFRK, encoded by the coding sequence ATGTTAAGTAGAAGTCTTAAACCAATTCTTATCACAATTTCAATTTTATTATCCTCTCTTGTGTTTTCACAAGAAATTTTTACTGCCATCATGCAAGGCAATCTGGATAAGACAAAACAATTAATTGAGGCTGACCCGGCTAATGCTACCATTAAAAATCCCCGTGGGTTTTCCCCAATTCATTTCGCGGCAAATTTTAAACAACTTGAAATTGCCAAACTCCTGGTTGAAAATGGTGCTGATCCATTTATTGTTGGCCCAAATAAGCGACAAGCCATTCATTGGGCTGCAGCAAACGGAAGCGCCGAAATACTAAGATGGCTCTCATCATTAGGTGCTGATTTAAACCTAAAAGATGAAACAAATAAAACACCATTGTATATGGCTGCGACCAGGGGACACACTGAAAGTGTAAATTTTTTATTGACACAAAATGTCGAAATTCAAACTGAAGGAGATGGTGCTTTTGAACTGTTATATTTCTCAACAATGTTTGGGTTTGAGGGTATTTTTGAAAAATTCCTGAACTCCGGTTTCGATCTAAAACAGTTAACCAAAGATGGATCAGGGCTAATGCTTGCCGCTGCGCTGAAAGGCAATATTGATTTTATTTCAAAACTATCTGATCGGGGATTAGATCTTAATCTTTTAAATGATTTTGGAGAATGTGCCCTTCATATTTCCATTATACATAAGAATTATGAAGCCATGAAAAAATTGATTGAATTAGGGGCAGATATCCATTTAAAAAACTTTGCCGGGCAAAATGCATTAAGCTTTGCACAAAAACTTGAGTCAACCTCTTTCACGGATCATCTCAAATTAAAAGGTGCGATTCAGCATGATGATCTAATTTTAAAAGATAAGTATCCCGGTTTTGACACTCCTGGATTAACTCCAAAACTTTTTGCACCGGGTTTGATTTCAACTTCCGATTTTGAAGAACGGGATGTGATGTTTTCACCAGATTTTAAAGAATTTTATTTTACCCGTTATTCTCGAATAACCCAAATGCCCATGACGGTTCAATTGATGAACTTTGAAAACGGTCAGTGGTCAAAACCTGTAGCCGCAGCATTCTCCGGAAAATTCAATGCAGCAGAGTGTTTTATCAGCCACGATAACAAGAACCTTTATTTTATCTCTCAACGCTCGCAGGATGGCACAGACATTCCATCTCCCTGGGAAATATGGATAGCTGACCGTATCAATGGTGACTGGGATAATTTTCGATTATTTGACACTACACAGTTAAAAGGTTGTTTTTATCCCAGCCTGACAAAGAATGGAGAATTGCTTTATACGGGAGTGGGTAATGATCTTTACCTTTCAAAAATAGAAAATGGGAAAGTAGTTGATCCTATAAAACTAGGGCCTGAAATAAATACAGCTGATGGTGAATACAATGCCATGATTTCACCCAATGGCGACTACATCATATTTACCTCACACGGATTCGAAGATCATTTTGGAGGTGGTGATTTGTACATCAGTTTCAGAAAAGACGACAATAGCTGGACACCATCAATCAATATGGGACCAGAAATAAATACTGCTGCAACTGAGTATTGTCCGAATGTTTCACCTGATGAGAAATATTTCTTCTTTACCAGCAATAAAAAAGGTACCGAAGATATTTATTGGGTAGATGCAGAAATTATTAATCAACTCAAAAAGGAAGCTTTCAGAAAATAG